The Fusobacterium varium genome contains a region encoding:
- the trbE gene encoding conjugal transfer protein TrbE produces MMEKILDSISKIINPPQQQKQFILNPDSLADLLPWGYFAEGTEFPIMINKDGRFQTTFRFRGYDLDSSTVSQLTRDADVLNNALKRLGSDWSFHVDAIRKKSRDYSTKEGIKNIPVYLLEVEREEFFKSGFHYESEYYITFSWLTPTDKLKKAGNLFFERSDEIEIINTTEENLKYYKNELINIDGLLSSVFKEFEVLTEEETLTYYHSLVSDTEFTVKVPEAKVFLDNYITDCGIVTGTEPKLGTKHLRMISVLGFPNESIPCILDSLNKTNIEYRWNTRFLCLDKLTGQKLIDDRTGKWFSARQSLKQMITEIFTQKETRFVNKNALRKTTELERERQLLDEGSTGLGYYTTVIIVEDENQAQVEKKAMEIKKTLNNLNFTAEIETFLSFDAWLGTMPGNTVCNVRKPPMNTIVLSHLLPTSAIWAGEHWNKHLNEPPLVYTQTTGNTPFRLNLHFGDVAHSLLVGPTGAGKSVHLAFIQGQYLKYKNARIIAFDKGGSTRVLNKAAGGIFYDLGSKGLKFQPLGKCDDEIERLWCQEWIEEVLTLNEGIKLTPLQKTYISEALKSVGTMPKSLRTMSSFVNIIAGMDQELKIALAKYTGKEILGQYFDGDSDFMEANASYIVFEMEKISQSKMAVTPALSYLFHKIETELLDGRPTLITLDECWLFFDNPQFEAKIREWLKVLRKKNAGVLFATQSLTDIANSSILSAVLDACYSRIYLANQNAMTKEHTETYTAFGLNETEIYILTQMTEKKHYYFKSPKGSRLYELALSPLELAYTATAGEDDQKKYKELEYLDTKEFNIEWLNYKGLDGKMFVDGAIQMMKGEE; encoded by the coding sequence ATGATGGAAAAAATATTAGATTCAATATCAAAAATTATCAATCCTCCACAACAACAGAAACAATTTATACTTAATCCTGATAGTCTGGCTGATTTGCTGCCATGGGGATATTTCGCAGAAGGTACAGAATTTCCAATAATGATAAATAAAGATGGAAGGTTTCAAACAACATTTAGGTTTAGAGGATATGACCTTGATAGTTCTACAGTAAGTCAATTAACAAGAGACGCAGATGTTCTAAATAATGCTTTGAAAAGACTAGGGAGTGACTGGTCTTTTCATGTAGATGCAATAAGGAAAAAAAGCAGGGATTATAGTACAAAAGAGGGGATAAAGAATATACCAGTTTATCTTTTAGAAGTTGAAAGAGAGGAATTTTTTAAAAGTGGATTTCACTATGAAAGTGAATATTACATAACTTTTTCTTGGCTTACACCTACAGACAAGCTGAAAAAAGCAGGAAATTTATTCTTTGAGAGAAGCGATGAAATAGAAATAATAAACACAACAGAAGAAAATTTAAAATATTACAAGAATGAGCTTATAAATATAGATGGTCTTTTATCATCTGTATTTAAAGAGTTTGAAGTTTTAACAGAAGAAGAAACACTAACTTATTACCATTCTTTAGTATCTGATACAGAATTTACAGTAAAAGTACCAGAAGCAAAAGTATTTTTGGATAACTATATTACAGATTGTGGAATAGTAACAGGAACAGAACCTAAATTAGGAACTAAACATTTAAGAATGATATCTGTTCTTGGTTTTCCAAATGAAAGTATACCTTGTATATTAGACAGCTTAAATAAAACTAACATTGAATATAGATGGAATACAAGGTTTTTATGTCTTGATAAGCTCACAGGGCAGAAATTAATAGATGATAGAACAGGAAAGTGGTTTTCAGCAAGACAGAGCCTAAAACAGATGATAACTGAAATTTTTACACAAAAAGAAACAAGATTTGTAAATAAGAATGCTCTTAGAAAAACAACAGAACTAGAAAGGGAAAGACAGCTTTTAGATGAGGGAAGTACAGGATTAGGTTATTATACAACAGTGATTATAGTTGAAGATGAAAACCAGGCACAAGTAGAGAAAAAAGCTATGGAAATAAAGAAAACACTAAATAATCTTAATTTTACAGCAGAAATAGAGACGTTTCTTTCATTCGACGCTTGGCTTGGAACAATGCCAGGGAATACTGTTTGTAATGTAAGAAAACCTCCAATGAACACTATTGTTTTATCACATTTGTTACCTACAAGTGCTATATGGGCAGGAGAACACTGGAATAAGCATTTAAACGAACCACCTTTGGTATATACACAGACTACAGGAAATACACCATTTAGGCTAAATCTACATTTTGGAGATGTAGCACACTCTTTATTGGTTGGACCTACAGGAGCTGGAAAATCAGTACATTTAGCATTTATACAAGGGCAGTATTTAAAATACAAAAATGCTCGAATTATAGCCTTTGATAAGGGAGGCTCTACAAGGGTACTTAATAAAGCTGCTGGGGGAATATTTTATGATCTAGGAAGTAAAGGGCTAAAATTTCAACCACTAGGGAAATGTGATGATGAAATAGAAAGATTATGGTGTCAAGAATGGATTGAAGAAGTTTTAACTTTAAATGAAGGTATAAAACTAACACCACTTCAAAAGACATATATAAGTGAAGCTTTAAAATCTGTAGGAACTATGCCAAAGAGTTTAAGAACTATGAGTTCTTTTGTAAATATAATTGCAGGAATGGATCAGGAATTAAAAATAGCATTAGCAAAATATACAGGAAAAGAAATACTAGGTCAATATTTTGATGGAGATAGTGATTTCATGGAAGCTAATGCTTCTTACATAGTATTTGAAATGGAGAAAATATCTCAATCAAAAATGGCTGTAACTCCTGCTCTATCTTATTTATTCCATAAAATAGAAACAGAATTGTTGGATGGTAGACCTACTTTAATCACACTTGATGAATGCTGGTTATTCTTTGATAATCCACAATTTGAAGCTAAAATTCGTGAGTGGTTAAAAGTTCTTAGGAAGAAAAATGCAGGAGTATTATTTGCTACTCAATCATTAACGGATATAGCAAATTCTAGCATATTAAGTGCAGTATTGGACGCTTGTTATTCAAGAATATATTTAGCTAACCAAAACGCAATGACTAAAGAACATACAGAAACATACACAGCATTTGGACTAAATGAAACAGAAATATATATACTTACACAAATGACAGAAAAGAAGCATTACTATTTTAAAAGTCCTAAAGGAAGCAGATTATATGAACTAGCTTTAAGTCCATTAGAACTGGCTTACACGGCTACAGCAGGAGAGGACGACCAGAAGAAATACAAAGAATTAGAATATTTAGATACAAAAGAATTTAATATTGAATGGCTAAATTACAAAGGACTTGATGGAAAGATGTTTGTAGATGGAGCAATTCAGATGATGAAAGGGGAGGAATAA
- the trbI gene encoding conjugal transfer protein TrbI → MSQFDDEEIREEENINREEENPTPPPKPPFLGRHINFKIIYMIIGAVLLYLIISVFRGPSINGKDKTKDSKKGVQKVEANLNAGYGDIDFKEPKYEDTIKDTGVNTVYINQGGEQKNQVNQEELERLRKLQEEANKAKRSPIGFKSVRAETVQTAQGTGSGREEDYDQNRQASKKAFLYEEKRNNFVLNSAIVPAISPYTITAGDFIPAVVITGMNSDLAAKTIVAQVSENIYDTINHKFLLIPQGTRILGKYDSNVTWGQERLLVVWQRLIFPDGSSLDLDNMQGVDLTGQAGITGKVNNHFASLLKGVLLSSALGAAGAVVTDNDDNWRNAAASGAGEQIITIGDKFASKALDRQPTITIKAGDRFNIMVHADMLLRPYKSQRASW, encoded by the coding sequence ATGAGCCAGTTTGATGATGAAGAAATAAGAGAAGAAGAAAACATAAATCGTGAAGAAGAAAATCCTACACCACCTCCTAAACCTCCTTTTTTAGGGAGGCATATCAATTTTAAGATTATATATATGATAATAGGTGCAGTTCTCCTTTACTTGATAATAAGCGTTTTTAGAGGTCCTAGCATTAATGGAAAAGATAAAACTAAGGATTCTAAAAAAGGAGTTCAAAAAGTAGAAGCTAACCTCAATGCTGGTTATGGGGATATAGATTTTAAAGAACCAAAATATGAGGACACTATAAAAGATACAGGAGTAAATACAGTTTATATAAATCAAGGGGGAGAGCAAAAAAATCAAGTAAATCAAGAAGAATTAGAACGGCTTAGAAAGCTTCAAGAAGAAGCTAACAAAGCTAAAAGAAGTCCAATAGGTTTTAAATCTGTAAGAGCTGAAACTGTTCAAACAGCACAAGGTACAGGTTCAGGTCGTGAGGAAGATTACGACCAAAACAGACAAGCTTCTAAAAAAGCCTTTCTCTATGAAGAAAAAAGAAATAATTTTGTACTCAATAGTGCAATAGTACCAGCAATAAGTCCATATACTATAACCGCAGGGGATTTTATTCCAGCAGTTGTAATTACTGGAATGAATAGTGATCTTGCAGCTAAAACCATTGTAGCTCAAGTATCAGAAAATATATACGATACTATAAACCATAAGTTTTTACTTATACCACAAGGAACAAGAATTTTAGGAAAATATGACAGTAATGTCACTTGGGGTCAAGAAAGGTTACTTGTAGTATGGCAACGCTTGATTTTTCCTGATGGAAGTAGCCTTGACCTTGATAATATGCAAGGCGTGGATTTGACAGGACAAGCAGGAATAACAGGAAAAGTTAATAATCATTTTGCTAGTTTACTTAAAGGAGTTCTTCTTTCATCAGCTCTTGGTGCTGCTGGTGCAGTAGTAACAGATAATGATGATAACTGGCGTAATGCTGCTGCAAGTGGAGCAGGAGAGCAAATTATAACAATAGGAGATAAATTCGCTTCAAAAGCACTTGATAGACAACCTACTATAACAATTAAAGCAGGAGATAGATTTAATATCATGGTTCATGCAGATATGCTTTTAAGACCATATAAATCTCAAAGAGCGAGTTGGTAG
- the trbD gene encoding conjugal transfer protein TrbD, translating into MEYRQPICQAFTQDILFAGGAKEPVGLNVMFAIISVFATSSGWLLPLFIINHKYLLVPLTKNDPKFFTAFIRYAQYRKYYHR; encoded by the coding sequence ATGGAATATAGACAACCAATATGTCAAGCCTTTACACAAGATATCCTTTTTGCTGGTGGAGCAAAAGAACCAGTAGGACTAAATGTAATGTTTGCCATAATATCAGTTTTTGCCACAAGTAGTGGTTGGTTATTACCTTTATTTATAATAAATCACAAATATTTATTAGTGCCTCTTACAAAAAATGACCCTAAATTTTTTACAGCTTTTATAAGATATGCACAATATAGAAAATATTATCATAGATAA
- the trbB gene encoding conjugal transfer protein TrbB, with protein MTQLQENTIEVLKFSFGPEIMGFLNDKDVIEVYLNDNQELWIDTLSEGRKKTGLRISYEDSLRINTIVAGAVGTEINMKNPLVTAELPIGGSRFQGEIPPVVKNPTFNIRKKAIKIFTLEEYVDNGTMTEKQYNSICKAVKEKKNILVIGGTSSGKTTLCNAIINEMAKYQERMIIIEDTQELQCACDDRVFLRTSDTVSIRDLIKATLRMRPDRISIGEIRGGAALDLLKAWNSGHPGGICTIHADSPRAGLDQLEQYISEVSVSPQQRMISRVAHILVFIKREGLKRVIGSIAEVKGYKDGEYILEEVK; from the coding sequence ATGACACAACTACAGGAGAACACAATTGAGGTTCTTAAATTCTCTTTTGGACCTGAAATAATGGGATTTTTAAATGATAAAGATGTTATAGAAGTATATCTCAATGACAATCAAGAATTATGGATAGACACTTTATCAGAGGGAAGAAAAAAAACAGGGCTGAGAATATCATATGAAGATAGTTTAAGAATAAATACTATTGTTGCTGGTGCAGTTGGTACTGAAATAAATATGAAAAATCCTCTTGTAACAGCAGAGCTTCCAATAGGAGGTAGTCGTTTTCAAGGGGAGATACCCCCTGTTGTGAAAAATCCTACATTCAATATAAGAAAAAAAGCAATAAAGATATTCACATTAGAAGAGTATGTAGATAATGGCACAATGACAGAAAAGCAGTATAACAGTATCTGTAAAGCAGTAAAAGAAAAGAAAAATATCCTAGTAATTGGAGGAACAAGTTCAGGAAAAACAACTTTATGTAACGCTATTATCAATGAAATGGCAAAATACCAAGAAAGAATGATAATCATAGAAGATACCCAAGAACTTCAATGTGCTTGTGATGACAGAGTATTTTTAAGAACATCAGATACAGTGTCAATAAGGGATTTAATAAAAGCAACCCTAAGAATGCGACCAGACCGTATAAGTATAGGAGAAATAAGGGGAGGGGCAGCACTAGACCTATTAAAAGCATGGAACAGCGGACATCCAGGTGGAATATGTACAATTCACGCTGATTCCCCTAGAGCAGGGCTAGACCAGTTAGAACAGTACATTTCAGAGGTTTCAGTTAGCCCACAACAGAGAATGATTTCAAGAGTAGCTCATATCCTTGTCTTTATTAAAAGAGAAGGCTTAAAAAGGGTAATAGGAAGTATAGCAGAGGTTAAAGGATATAAAGATGGAGAATATATTTTAGAGGAGGTTAAGTAA
- the traG gene encoding conjugal transfer protein TraG yields MKKETKKKISAVVFISSFFFALWGATQTFAKYTGYAKGLGKPLMVVKEIPIYPPHKYLEWGKYKDNAPQAYQKANGNFFMGLVIGMFLVGAINYKKQKVTTHGSAEWASKNDIDEMGFFPYKETGLIIKKKPYEKDYKYSGTLGIYQKNILKNQTINKKLREPEYKKDGVFVGRDKWGRDLIDNSSGHVMMIAKTGGGKGVSVVLPTLWTWKGGSLINDIKGENWQYTASYRRNVLGHKVLRFQATADGITSVSCKYNPLVEIRKGTVFEYQDAKIIAETLIAPEKAKDPFFGPSAVNYLTAVILHVLYIKQNKVASLADVYRFITSPDSSEEDKLEQMRTAIHNSDGKESLFEEIYGEVIILDDIERPRTHPIVSPVGAEMMGRAPNERSGIISSAKTELAVFVVPTIARNTDSSDFRIDDLMNYEVPVDLYFVTPPNAVDISAALLKLFINQIVFILTNNMDINDRGENVAFKHRFLFLMDELPAIGRVELFHKAISYIRGYGMKALIIIQDMKQLKAIYGENNSFLGNMTTSIYYSTNDVDTAQYIEKRIGNTTVLTTSKSYKGGGFLPSVNYNKSYAGRPLITAGEIHNLDENTSIILKAGTKPIQGKLAKWYVDEGFQDRFKRYPKLGDNAKSDKIR; encoded by the coding sequence ATGAAAAAAGAAACTAAAAAGAAAATATCAGCAGTTGTATTTATAAGTAGTTTTTTCTTTGCATTATGGGGAGCAACTCAAACTTTTGCTAAATATACAGGGTATGCAAAAGGGCTAGGGAAGCCTTTAATGGTTGTAAAAGAAATACCAATATATCCTCCACATAAATATCTTGAATGGGGTAAATATAAGGATAATGCACCACAAGCATATCAAAAGGCAAATGGAAATTTTTTTATGGGATTAGTAATTGGAATGTTTCTTGTAGGAGCTATAAATTACAAGAAACAAAAGGTTACAACTCATGGATCGGCAGAATGGGCAAGTAAAAATGATATTGATGAAATGGGATTTTTTCCATATAAGGAAACAGGGTTAATTATTAAAAAGAAACCTTACGAAAAAGACTATAAATATTCAGGAACATTAGGAATATATCAAAAAAATATATTAAAAAACCAAACTATAAATAAAAAATTAAGAGAGCCTGAATACAAAAAAGATGGAGTATTTGTAGGTCGTGATAAATGGGGAAGAGATTTAATTGATAATTCATCAGGTCATGTTATGATGATTGCTAAAACAGGGGGAGGGAAAGGAGTATCAGTTGTTCTTCCAACTCTTTGGACTTGGAAAGGTGGAAGTCTTATAAATGATATTAAAGGGGAAAACTGGCAATATACAGCTTCTTACAGAAGAAATGTATTAGGACATAAAGTTTTAAGATTTCAGGCTACAGCAGATGGAATAACCAGCGTAAGCTGCAAATATAATCCTTTAGTTGAAATTAGAAAGGGAACAGTTTTTGAATATCAAGATGCAAAAATAATAGCTGAAACACTTATTGCACCTGAAAAAGCGAAAGACCCATTTTTTGGACCAAGTGCAGTAAATTATTTAACAGCAGTCATATTGCATGTTCTATATATAAAACAAAATAAAGTAGCTTCTTTAGCAGATGTATATAGGTTTATTACTTCTCCTGATTCATCAGAAGAAGATAAACTGGAACAAATGAGAACAGCTATTCATAATTCAGATGGGAAAGAAAGCCTTTTTGAAGAAATATATGGAGAAGTAATAATATTAGATGATATAGAAAGACCAAGAACACACCCTATTGTAAGTCCAGTAGGGGCGGAAATGATGGGGAGAGCTCCAAATGAAAGGTCAGGAATAATTTCAAGTGCAAAGACAGAATTAGCTGTATTTGTTGTACCTACAATAGCTAGAAATACTGATTCATCAGATTTTAGAATAGATGATTTAATGAATTACGAAGTGCCAGTAGATTTGTACTTTGTTACCCCTCCAAATGCTGTAGATATATCAGCAGCTTTACTTAAATTATTTATCAATCAAATAGTTTTTATTTTGACAAACAATATGGATATTAATGATAGAGGGGAAAATGTTGCATTTAAGCATAGATTCTTATTCTTGATGGATGAATTACCAGCAATAGGAAGAGTTGAGCTGTTTCATAAAGCTATTTCATATATACGGGGATATGGAATGAAAGCCTTGATAATCATTCAAGATATGAAGCAGTTAAAAGCTATTTATGGAGAAAACAATTCATTTTTAGGGAATATGACAACCTCTATATACTACAGTACAAATGACGTAGATACAGCACAATATATTGAAAAGAGGATAGGAAATACTACAGTGCTTACAACTTCTAAATCATACAAAGGTGGAGGTTTTTTACCATCAGTAAACTATAATAAAAGTTATGCTGGTAGACCTTTAATAACAGCAGGAGAAATACATAATTTAGATGAAAATACCTCTATTATTTTAAAAGCAGGAACAAAGCCAATACAAGGAAAACTTGCTAAATGGTATGTAGATGAAGGATTTCAAGACAGATTTAAAAGATATCCAAAACTTGGAGATAATGCAAAATCAGATAAAATTAGATAA